One window of Phalacrocorax aristotelis chromosome 26, bGulAri2.1, whole genome shotgun sequence genomic DNA carries:
- the ANKRD33 gene encoding LOW QUALITY PROTEIN: photoreceptor ankyrin repeat protein (The sequence of the model RefSeq protein was modified relative to this genomic sequence to represent the inferred CDS: deleted 1 base in 1 codon) codes for MTDACGGGEHAAAPASSLDASDPELHYEEEEEEEEEESEPSDTSSVFSEDSIYPCYELSLGAGGAGDLSLYQCCARNDAKLVQERLEHGVTQSEAAELDINGRNALMVACYKGFVDIVPLLQKCLYINVNQQDKDGNTALMMAAQAGHINIVNYLLNYYPALEVDKRDPRGLTALMKAAMQGRQDCVAALLLAGADLQAVDPIKGKTAREWAAFTGRFETTVRIRSLLQRPRAEQFSTRYQPEWPALAELVAKALSPKSRGKRLSEKIRSMFTFNFPHDPEEDGVMDHMVRMTTSLASPFVATACQTVCPDSPPEVGKHRLSVPEILGQHVPDLDAKPEPTSCPGTGASSCNGQAVSEVRLLLPHRLASALLRLLPLRLRRGNSIFPGEPIPKIKVSKPTCPPAASERRQRGGNKDLLQPPKWRYKELKEEQRAASEVKKEEKKRKRKRH; via the exons ATGACAGATGCCTGCGGTGGAGGAGAACATGCTGCAGCCCCCGCTTCCAGCCTGGATGCCTCTGACCCAGAGCTGCATtacgaggaggaggaggaggaggaggaggag gagtCGGAGCCCTCGGACACCAGCAGCGTCTTCTCCGAGGACTCCATCTACCCTTGCTACGAGCTCTCCCTgggggctggtggtgctggggacCTCAGCCTCTACCAGTGCTGTGCCAGGAACGATGCCAAGCTGGTGCAGGAGAGGCTGGAGCACGGGGTGACCCAGAGTGAGGCCGCAGAGCTGGACATCAACGGGAGG AACGCGTTGATGGTCGCCTGCTACAAGGGCTTTGTGGACATCGTGCCCCTGCTGCAGAAGTGCCTCTACATAAACGTCAACCAGCAGGACAAGGACGGGAACACGGCCCTCATGATGGCAGCCCAGGCAG GACACATCAACATCGTCAACTACCTCCTTAACTACTACCCCGCGCTCGAGGTGGACAAGCGAGACCCCCGGGGCCTGACGGCGCTGATGAAGGCCGCGATGCAGGGGCGGCAGGACTGCGTGGCCGCCCTGCTCCTGGCCG GAGCAGACCTGCAAGCGGTAGATCCCATCAAAGGGAAGACGGCCAGGGAGTGGGCAGCTTTCACTGGCCGCTTCGAGACAACCGTGCGGATCCGGAGCCTCCTGCAGCGCCCGCGGGCAGAGCAGTTCAGCACCCGGTACCAGCCTGAGTGGCCAGCCCTGGCCGAGCTGGTGGCCAAAGCCCTGAGCCCCAAATCCAGGGGCAAGAGGCTGTCGGAAAAGATCCGATCCATGTTCACCTTCAACTTCCCCCATGACCCTGAGGAGGATGGCGTGATGGACCACATGGTGAGGATGACCACCTCCCTCGCCAGCCCCTTTGTGGCCACCGCTTGCCAAACTGTCTGCCCCGACAGCCCCCCTGAGGTGGGCAAGCACAGGCTGTCTGTGCCGGAGATCCTCGGGCAGCACGTGCCGGATCTGGATGCCAAGCCAGAACCCACCTCGTGCCCCGGCACTGGTGCATCCTCTTGCAATGGCCAAGCCGTGTCGGAGGTGCGGCTCCTGCTGCCACACCGGCTGGCCAGTGCCCTCCTGCGGCTCCTGCCCCTGCGGCTGCGGCGCGGGAACAGCATCTTCCCCGGAGAGCCCATCCCAAAAATCAAAGTGAGCAAACCCACCTGCCCGCCTGCAGCGAGTGAGCGGAGGCAGCGCGGGGGAAACAAAgacctgctgcagccacccaaGTGGAGGTACAAGGAGCTGAAGGAGGAGCAGAGAGCGGCCAGCGAggtgaagaaggaggagaaaaagaggaaaaggaagagacatTAA
- the ACVRL1 gene encoding activin receptor type-1-like isoform X2 has translation MSHILRQTPPPKQQQKPQRGAEAQGLQSAAEPPRKMLCGACGRAVLMLLTLSLAFAADELLCTCDVPHCSLPTCTGKVCFVSKRKEEGIITQHRGCFSQNILENCRTPVTEQYGMKCCNSSMCNAELEIFLQGEAALGKAPSLPNLLLMIFVPLLALLVLVALTALFCWKVAQHRHKKSDLGDMDLMLKASMVGDSTLEDLLNDDCTTGSGSGLPFLVQRTVARQITLVECVGKGRYGEVWRGVWHGESVAVKIFSSRDEQSWFRETEIYNTVLLRHDNILGFIASDMTSRNSSTQLWLITHYHENGSLYDYLQRTALDVETCLGLASSIICGLVHLHVEIFGTQGKPAIAHRDLKSRNILVKSNRQCCIADLGLAVMHSQGSDYLDIGNNPRVGTKRYMAPEVLSEQIRTDCFESYKKTDIWAYGLVLWEITRRTVVNGIVEEYRPPFFDAVPSDPSFEDMKKVVCIDQQTPVVPNRLFSDSVLSALAKIMKECWYQSPSARLTALRIKKTLKKLNNSLEKPKPEQ, from the exons ATGAGCCACATCCTGCggcaaacccccccccccaagcagcagcagaaaccacAGCGAGGGGCGGAAGCACAGGGATTGCAAAGCGCCGCCGAGCCGCCCCG GAAGATGCTGTGCGGAGCCTGCGGCCGGGCGGTGCTGATGCTGCTGACCCTCTCCCTCGCCTTCGCAGCCG ATGAGCTGCTGTGCACCTGCGACGTGCCGCACTGCAGCCTGCCCACCTGCACGGGCAAGGTGTGCTTCGTcagcaagaggaaggaggaggggatcatcacccagcacaggggctgctTCTCCCAGAACATCCTGGAGAACTGCCGCACGCCCGTGACAGAGCAGTATGGCATGAAATGCTGCAACTCCAGCATGTGCAATGCTGAGCTGGAGATCTTCCTGCAAG GAGAAGCAGCCCTGGGAAAAGCGCCTTCCCTGCCCAACCTCCTCCTGATGATCTTCGTCCCTCTGCTCGCCCTCCTCGTCCTCGTGGCACTCACAGCACTCTTCTGCTggaaggtggcccagcaccGCCACAAGAAAAGCGACTTGGGAGACATGGACCTCATGCTGAAGGCATCCATGGTGGGAGACAGCACTTTAGAG GACTTGCTGAATGACGACTGCACCACTGGCAGCGGCTCGGGGCTGCCCTTCCTCGTCCAGCGAACAGTGGCTCGGCAGATCACCCTCGTGGAGTGTGTGG GCAAAGGGCGCTACGGCGAGGTGTGGCGAGGTGTGTGGCACGGGGAGAGCGTGGCCGTGAAGATCTTCTCTTCCCGGGATGAGCAGTCGTGGTTCCGTGAGACAGAGATCTACAACACTGTCCTCCTCCGACACGACAACATCCTAG GCTTCATCGCCTCTGACATGACGTCAAGGAACtccagcacccagctctggcTCATCACCCACTACCATGAGAACGGCTCGCTCTACGACTACCTGCAGCGGACGGCCCTGGACGTGGAGAcctgcctggggctggcctCCTCCATCATCTGCGGCCTCGTCCACCTCCACGTGGAGATCTTCGGCACCCAGGGCAAGCCCGCCATTGCCCACCGCGACCTGAAGAGCAGGAACATCTTGGTGAAAAGCAACCGGCAGTGCTGCATCGCCGACCTGG GGCTGGCCGTCATGCACTCCCAGGGCAGCGACTACCTGGACATCGGCAACAACCCCCGGGTGGGCACCAAGCGCTACATGGCCCCGGAGGTGCTCAGCGAGCAGATCCGCACCGACTGCTTTGAGTCCTACAAGAAGACGGACATCTGGGCCTACGGGCTGGTGCTCTGGGAGATCACCCGGCGGACGGTGGTGAACG GCATCGTGGAGGAGTACCGGCCACCCTTCTTTGACGCCGtccccagtgaccccagcttTGAGGACATGAAGAAGGTGGTGTGCATCGACCAGCAGACCCCTGTGGTCCCCAACCGCCTCTTCTCCGACTCA GTTTTGTCGGCGCTGGCAAAGATCATGAAGGAGTGCTGGTACCAGAGCCCCTCGGCCCGCCTCACCGCCCTGCGGATTAAAAAGACACTGAAGAAGCTGAACAATTCCCTGGAAAAGCCCAAGCCGGAGCAGTGA
- the ACVRL1 gene encoding activin receptor type-1-like isoform X1: MLCGACGRAVLMLLTLSLAFAADELLCTCDVPHCSLPTCTGKVCFVSKRKEEGIITQHRGCFSQNILENCRTPVTEQYGMKCCNSSMCNAELEIFLQGEAALGKAPSLPNLLLMIFVPLLALLVLVALTALFCWKVAQHRHKKSDLGDMDLMLKASMVGDSTLEDLLNDDCTTGSGSGLPFLVQRTVARQITLVECVGKGRYGEVWRGVWHGESVAVKIFSSRDEQSWFRETEIYNTVLLRHDNILGFIASDMTSRNSSTQLWLITHYHENGSLYDYLQRTALDVETCLGLASSIICGLVHLHVEIFGTQGKPAIAHRDLKSRNILVKSNRQCCIADLGLAVMHSQGSDYLDIGNNPRVGTKRYMAPEVLSEQIRTDCFESYKKTDIWAYGLVLWEITRRTVVNGIVEEYRPPFFDAVPSDPSFEDMKKVVCIDQQTPVVPNRLFSDSVLSALAKIMKECWYQSPSARLTALRIKKTLKKLNNSLEKPKPEQ; this comes from the exons ATGCTGTGCGGAGCCTGCGGCCGGGCGGTGCTGATGCTGCTGACCCTCTCCCTCGCCTTCGCAGCCG ATGAGCTGCTGTGCACCTGCGACGTGCCGCACTGCAGCCTGCCCACCTGCACGGGCAAGGTGTGCTTCGTcagcaagaggaaggaggaggggatcatcacccagcacaggggctgctTCTCCCAGAACATCCTGGAGAACTGCCGCACGCCCGTGACAGAGCAGTATGGCATGAAATGCTGCAACTCCAGCATGTGCAATGCTGAGCTGGAGATCTTCCTGCAAG GAGAAGCAGCCCTGGGAAAAGCGCCTTCCCTGCCCAACCTCCTCCTGATGATCTTCGTCCCTCTGCTCGCCCTCCTCGTCCTCGTGGCACTCACAGCACTCTTCTGCTggaaggtggcccagcaccGCCACAAGAAAAGCGACTTGGGAGACATGGACCTCATGCTGAAGGCATCCATGGTGGGAGACAGCACTTTAGAG GACTTGCTGAATGACGACTGCACCACTGGCAGCGGCTCGGGGCTGCCCTTCCTCGTCCAGCGAACAGTGGCTCGGCAGATCACCCTCGTGGAGTGTGTGG GCAAAGGGCGCTACGGCGAGGTGTGGCGAGGTGTGTGGCACGGGGAGAGCGTGGCCGTGAAGATCTTCTCTTCCCGGGATGAGCAGTCGTGGTTCCGTGAGACAGAGATCTACAACACTGTCCTCCTCCGACACGACAACATCCTAG GCTTCATCGCCTCTGACATGACGTCAAGGAACtccagcacccagctctggcTCATCACCCACTACCATGAGAACGGCTCGCTCTACGACTACCTGCAGCGGACGGCCCTGGACGTGGAGAcctgcctggggctggcctCCTCCATCATCTGCGGCCTCGTCCACCTCCACGTGGAGATCTTCGGCACCCAGGGCAAGCCCGCCATTGCCCACCGCGACCTGAAGAGCAGGAACATCTTGGTGAAAAGCAACCGGCAGTGCTGCATCGCCGACCTGG GGCTGGCCGTCATGCACTCCCAGGGCAGCGACTACCTGGACATCGGCAACAACCCCCGGGTGGGCACCAAGCGCTACATGGCCCCGGAGGTGCTCAGCGAGCAGATCCGCACCGACTGCTTTGAGTCCTACAAGAAGACGGACATCTGGGCCTACGGGCTGGTGCTCTGGGAGATCACCCGGCGGACGGTGGTGAACG GCATCGTGGAGGAGTACCGGCCACCCTTCTTTGACGCCGtccccagtgaccccagcttTGAGGACATGAAGAAGGTGGTGTGCATCGACCAGCAGACCCCTGTGGTCCCCAACCGCCTCTTCTCCGACTCA GTTTTGTCGGCGCTGGCAAAGATCATGAAGGAGTGCTGGTACCAGAGCCCCTCGGCCCGCCTCACCGCCCTGCGGATTAAAAAGACACTGAAGAAGCTGAACAATTCCCTGGAAAAGCCCAAGCCGGAGCAGTGA